The DNA window ATGAGCCCCTAAATGTAAGATATGTAGCTGCTATGATTGCAGAGCTTAGAGGCGTTTCTTTTGATGAAATAGCCATTGCGACAAGTGAAAATGTTAAGAAATTATTTTTTATTAAATAAGTTGACTTTAAATGGAATATATGGTACAATTTTAGCTGTAATAAAAAGTCGATTTTTGACACATAGTAAAGGAGGTTGTAAAATGAAGTCAACAGGAATTGTAAGAAAAGTAGACGAGCTTGGCAGAGTAGTTATTCCAATAGAATTGAGAAGAACTCTTGACATAGCTGAAAGAGACTCTCTTGAAATTTATGTAGATGGAGAGCAAATCATTCTAAAAAAATATGCTCCAGCTTGTATATTCTGTGGACAAGCTAAGGACATTACGATTTTTAAAGGCAAAAATATTTGCCCTGAATGTCTAGAAGAACTAAGTAAATAGATTACATATTTACTTATCAAAAGGAATTCTGTATTTATAGAATTTCATATTAGTAAAAAACCCCTTGAATCAAAAGCAACATTTTATGAAGCTTTGATTTTCAAGGGGTCTATTTTTTTATATATCGATGCTTTCCTTATACACTTCATTTTTAGGCAATCCTCTGTCTTCTGCCACTCTTTTCACCGCATCCTTTTTAGTCATTCCTTCGTCAGTATATTTAAGTAGATGGTCTTTTATGGTCATGCCCGCCCATTCTTCTGATATAGAGTTAACCTTTGTTTTTTCTGCACCTTTAACTATTATTACAAATTCTCCCTTTGGATCATCTTGAGTAAATCTATTTATAGACTCTTTTATACTTCCCCTGAAAATCTCTTCATATTTTTTAGTGAGTTCCCTGCAAAGGGCTATGTCTCTTTCTCCAAATATGCTTAACATATCATCAAGTAAAGCCTTTACTCTATATGGAGATTCGTACAATATAATGGTTCTTTCTTCACTTTTTATGCTTAACAGCGCTTCTCTTCTTTCCTTTTTATTAGATGGTAAAAAACCCTCAAACACAAATTTCCTCGTAGGCAAGCCAGATATGACCAAGGCTAAAGTTGATGCAGTAGGTCCTGGCAAGGCTATGACTTCAAGGTCACTTTCTATGGCCAGCTTTATCAAGTCTTCTCCAGGATCAGAAATTCCAGGCATGCCTGCATCTGATACTAAGGCTATATTCTCTCCATTTAATAATTTTTGTATGAGGAGCTTCCCCTTTTCTCTTTTATTATGCTCATGATAGCTAGTAAGTGGCTTTTTGATATCAAAGTGGTTTAGTAGCTTTATTGTATGCCTAGTATCCTCTGCCGCTATTAAATCCACTTCCTTTAATACTTTTAATACTCTTAATGTAATATCTTCTAAATTTCCTATAGGTGTGGGACATATATATAGCTTACCTTGGACATCCAAAATCACTTCACCTCGTTTCCATTCCGTATATCTTATATATCTCCTCAGTAAACGTCAAGTCATCATTGTATACATATAGAGGAGCTTCAAATTTAAGCTCTGGCTTTGATGCCTTCACACTTTTTATCAATACTAGATTTGGTTTATCTCCAACCTTTGGATGTACAAATCTAATTTTTTTAGGCTCCAGCTTATATTGTCTTAGAAGACAAAAAATATCCACTATTCTATGGGGTCTATGTACCATGAAAAAGCTGCCATTATGCTTTAATAGTCTGCTGGCAGTTTTTATTACATCTTCTAATGTGCAGGTGATTTCATGTCTAGATATGGCTTTTTTATCCTCTGGATTTATTAAGCCTCCTCCTTGAAACATATAAGGCGGATTTGATGTTACGGAATCAAATTTATTTACGCCTAATATTTCTGGTGCTTTAATAAGATTTGTATTGATTATCTCTATATTATCCTCAAGGTTGTTCATAATCATGGTCCTTTTAGCCATTTCTGCAACCTCTTCTTGTATTTCTATGCCGTATATTTTATTCACATTATTCTTTGCCCATATTAAAAGGGGTATTATACCAGTACCTGCTCCTAAGTCTACTATTTCTGAGTTTTTCTTGATATCACAAAAATTAGATAATAGTACTGCATCCATTCCAAAACAAAAGCCTTCTGTGTTTTGAATTATCTTAAGTCCTTTACATTGAAGATCATCTATTCTTTCGTTTTGTCTCAGTGTTACTTGCTCCATAAAATCTCTCCTTGTTTATAAATAGCTTAAAAGAGAGATCCTTCGCCTAAGGCTCAGGATGACAAGCATTATGTCCTTCTGAGCATCACCTAAAAGTCACTCCTAATTATTGCCCTTCGGACAGATATTGATGTTGACGAAGAATCTATATTTAGCATATAAATTCAATTAATCTAATAGTATTATACCATTTTACATAGATAAATAAAAAAGACCTTTTCAGGTCTTTTCTTTAAGTAAAAAATATTATTCTGGCATTGGTGCATCTACTGGACAAACATTTGCGCAAGCCCCACATTCAATACAACCTTCTGCGTCTATTACGTATTTATCATCTCCTGCACTTATAACGCTTACAGGACATTCTGCTTCACATGCTCCACAGCTTATGCATGCATCTGTAATTTTATATGCCATTAGGGTTCACCTCCTTAAGATAATGACACTGCATTTACCTTTAATATTGTACCACTTATTGTTTTCTATTTAAAGCATTTTATTAAATATTTAATAAAATCTATTCCTCTTTCATGAGTTCCTCCAGTTTTTTCATATCTTCTATGTCTTCAATCTCTATGAGTGTACTTTCCTCTACTGGAGCAGTAGGCTTTTCTACTTCCTTAATTTCATCAATTACAAAAGGTATTATATCTTCAGTGTCATCTGGAAGCTTTACTTTTACTTTTGCAATCTCAAGAAGCGTATTTGTCTCTACAACTATTCCCTTTCCATTGGGTGTCATTACTATTGAACCTATGCTTGGAAGCCTTTCCAATATTTTTTCATACATTTCATGCTCATATTTTAAGCAGCACATTAGTCTGCCACATATTCCTGATATTTTTGTTGGATTCAATGACAAGCTCTGTTCTTTTGCCATTTTAATAGATACTGGAGCAAATTCTCCTAGAAATGTTGAGCAGCAAAGAGTACGTCCACATGGGCCTAACCCGCCTATCATCTTTGATTCATCCCTGACTCCAATTTGTCTAAGCTCTATTCTAGTCTTAAATATGGCAGCTAAGTCCTTAACAAGCTCTC is part of the Proteiniborus sp. MB09-C3 genome and encodes:
- a CDS encoding stage 0 sporulation family protein, with translation MVTVVGVRFKKAGKIYYFDPDNIDIKKDDYVIVETARGIEFGQAVVGIKEISEEEIVPPLKKVLRVATEEDIVINEENVRKEKEAFETCLRKIECHNLDMKLIDVEYTFDNNKVIFYFTADGRVDFRELVKDLAAIFKTRIELRQIGVRDESKMIGGLGPCGRTLCCSTFLGEFAPVSIKMAKEQSLSLNPTKISGICGRLMCCLKYEHEMYEKILERLPSIGSIVMTPNGKGIVVETNTLLEIAKVKVKLPDDTEDIIPFVIDEIKEVEKPTAPVEESTLIEIEDIEDMKKLEELMKEE
- the rsmI gene encoding 16S rRNA (cytidine(1402)-2'-O)-methyltransferase; translation: MDVQGKLYICPTPIGNLEDITLRVLKVLKEVDLIAAEDTRHTIKLLNHFDIKKPLTSYHEHNKREKGKLLIQKLLNGENIALVSDAGMPGISDPGEDLIKLAIESDLEVIALPGPTASTLALVISGLPTRKFVFEGFLPSNKKERREALLSIKSEERTIILYESPYRVKALLDDMLSIFGERDIALCRELTKKYEEIFRGSIKESINRFTQDDPKGEFVIIVKGAEKTKVNSISEEWAGMTIKDHLLKYTDEGMTKKDAVKRVAEDRGLPKNEVYKESIDI
- a CDS encoding 4Fe-4S binding protein, whose amino-acid sequence is MAYKITDACISCGACEAECPVSVISAGDDKYVIDAEGCIECGACANVCPVDAPMPE
- a CDS encoding tRNA1(Val) (adenine(37)-N6)-methyltransferase — protein: MEQVTLRQNERIDDLQCKGLKIIQNTEGFCFGMDAVLLSNFCDIKKNSEIVDLGAGTGIIPLLIWAKNNVNKIYGIEIQEEVAEMAKRTMIMNNLEDNIEIINTNLIKAPEILGVNKFDSVTSNPPYMFQGGGLINPEDKKAISRHEITCTLEDVIKTASRLLKHNGSFFMVHRPHRIVDIFCLLRQYKLEPKKIRFVHPKVGDKPNLVLIKSVKASKPELKFEAPLYVYNDDLTFTEEIYKIYGMETR
- a CDS encoding AbrB/MazE/SpoVT family DNA-binding domain-containing protein, with the translated sequence MKSTGIVRKVDELGRVVIPIELRRTLDIAERDSLEIYVDGEQIILKKYAPACIFCGQAKDITIFKGKNICPECLEELSK